A region of Sesamum indicum cultivar Zhongzhi No. 13 linkage group LG7, S_indicum_v1.0, whole genome shotgun sequence DNA encodes the following proteins:
- the LOC105165913 gene encoding histone deacetylase 19 yields METGGNSLPSGPDGVKRKVSYFYDPEVGNYYYGQGHPMKPHRIRMTHALLAHYGLLQHMHVLKPNPARDKDLCRFHADDYVAFLRSITPETQQEQLRQLKRFNVGEDCPVFDGLYSFCQTYAGGSVGGAVKLNHGHCDIAVNWAGGLHHAKKCEASGFCYVNDIVLAILELLKVHERVLYVDIDIHHGDGVEEAFYTTDRVMTVSFHKFGDYFPGTGDIRDIGYGKGKYYSLNVPLDDGIDDESYQSLFKPIMGKVMEVFRPGAVVLQCGADSLSGDRLGCFNLSIKGHAECVKFMRSFNVPLLLLGGGGYTIRNVARCWCYETGVALGIELDDKMPQHEYYEYFGPDYTLHVAPSNMENKNSRHLLEEIRSKLLDNLSKLQHAPSVQFQERPPDTELPEMEEDHDGEDERFDPDSDMDVDDERKPLPSRVKSEFPEPEAKDMDDIRENEHNRELDLKCSEPLA; encoded by the exons ATGGAAACGGGTGGAAATTCTTTACCATCTGGTCCTGATGGGGTGAAGAGGAAAGTTAGTTATTTCTATGACCCAGAGGTCGGCAATTACTATTACGGGCAAGGTCATCCAATGAAGCCACACAGGATTCGGATGACACACGCCCTTCTTGCACACTATGGATTGCTGCAGCATATGCACGTCCTTAAGCCCAATCCTGCCAGAGACAAAGATCTCTGCAGATTTCATGCAGATGATTATGTTGCTTTTTTGAGGAGCATCACCCCAGAGACACAGCAGGAACAGCTCAGGCAGCTGAAAAGATTTAATGTTGGTGAAGACTGTCCTGTATTTGATGGTCTCTACTCCTTTTGTCAAACTTATGCTGGTGGCTCTGTTGGTGGGGCAGTGAAGTTAAATCATGGACATTGTGACATAGCAGTAAATTGGGCTGGTGGGTTACATCATGCAAAGAAATGCGAGGCTTCTGGTTTTTGCTATGTGAATGATATAGTGCTGGCTATCTTGGAACTGCTGAAAGTGCATGAG CGTGTTTTATATGTGGACATTGACATTCATCATGGAGATGGTGTAGAGGAAGCATTTTACACCACGGACAGGGTCATGACtgtttcttttcataaatttgGAGATTATTTTCCTGGTACAGGTGATATACGTGACATTGGATATGGAAAGGGGAAATATTACTCTCTTAATGTTCCCTTGGATGATGGAATTGATGATGAAAGTTATCAGTCTCTGTTTAAGCCAATAATGGGCAAAGTGATGGAGGTTTTCAGACCTGGTGCTGTAGTATTACAATGTGGTGCAGATTCTCTGTCAGGAGATCGGCTGGGGTGCTTTAATCTCTCCATTAAAGGTCATGCAGAGTGCGTTAAATTTATGAGATCTTTTAATGTGCCACTATTATTGTTGGGTGGAGGTGGTTACACGATACGAAATGTTGCTCGTTGCTGGTGTTATGAG ACAGGCGTAGCACTTGGGATTGAACTTGATGACAAGATGCCACAACATGAATATTATGAGTACTTCGGCCCGGATTATACTCTGCATGTTGCTCCCAGTAACATGGAAAATAAGAATTCTCGTCATTTGTTGGAAGAAATCAGGTCCAAGCTTCTTGATAATCTTTCAAAGCTTCAACACGCACCCAGTGTCCAGTTCCAGGAGCGACCACCAGATACTGAACTACCAGAG ATGGAAGAAGATCATGATGGAGAGGATGAAAGATTTGATCCTGATTCTGATATGGATGTTGATGATGAACG CAAGCCTTTGCCGAGCAGAGTGAAGAGTGAATTTCCTGAACCCGAAGCAAAAGACATG GATGATATCAGAGAAAACGAGCACAATAGGGAACTGGATCTGAAATGCTCTGAACCCCTTGCCTAA
- the LOC105165914 gene encoding histone-lysine N-methyltransferase ATXR7, with translation MNNELNMNDVEYSQICDAGGSSNLGYGSPAYVTGWMYVNQNSQMCGPYIQHQLYEGLYTGFLPEELPVYPVLNGNLLNPVPLNYFKQFPDHVATGFVYLNVPAPRVKESRNDCHSSNDQKLIPEKSDIDIEFPLSGDESCWLFEDEEGRKHGPHSLTELYSWCHYGHIRASLLIYHADNKYKPLDLESLLNTWRAARHGAVFGHDMNDQLTGSAFNLISEISEEVCLQLHFGIMKTARKVVLDEIVSCMISDSLATKKSNKNHNIEPLIHSAKSCCSYRRMSEECQVRNEHVVVGDEVEVCNTVEERCSSETMRSPPSMKSVGGFDNFCAAYIAVSRTLFDSCLQVMWNAIFYDPVTEYTSTWRNMKRWPPHCYVGEQCISSKQFSVQRTKLPAYHLIEEQDSSSAEVDCPPGFEPVRTAIDVQLQSPSVSSPFERQKSSKGNVLSSDTIYGDMEVILEYILDNLHSSSKLSLVDYFKRFVDEEVKKVVDFPKSSHKKEVTLYSSHLPNHTGGYNSEKIPTLLFSDDRQHPPQLVKNRSDQSVIHCHEVSMTTLSKSAFQKLPMHLDDPTGIEVDELCPALSEESMEEDVLLHFSKRPFQKLTMHLDDASTIAVIDELRPPQSEEIIERCALSQIGQVQSFKLDGHAWKTTFQVALMISRLRIYDYVMKKFESLCDDAIEKAITATCSFRRYESPNKVTVRCMNKEKPDDGERYSEVSLLKEEYTYSRRRKLGGKKSDSFFVSLTMGETDHLNRASKRSRRSYTLKTIPQAAQVQNMIPHLEQGPENGSNKPCANVSILGEKGSSMHNCSWRSEKVARAFQDDSSSNTRNTSFFIKDQHNLERITCAKNLELNSLDFEATGSTTKMPKATKVSKLKRKQLIDDTQNLRPGKVQKLANGVAKQSLCKQVDVHKIKRNKSRIARPCPQSNGCARSSMNGWEWREWALTASPTERARIRGSRPHSQYINSECIGSHSSSFKGLSARTNRVKLRNLLAAAEGADLLKATQLKARKKRLRFQRSKIHDWGLVALEPIEAEDFVIEYVGELIRPRISDIRERQYEKMGIGSSYLFRLDDGYVVDATKRGGIARFINHSCEPNCYTKVISVEGQKKIFIYAKRHISAGEELTYNYKFPLEEKKIPCHCGSRRCRGSLN, from the exons ATGAACAACGAGTTGAATATGAACGACGTTGAATATTCACAAATTTGCGATGCCGGTGGGTCGTCGAACCTTGGATATGGTTCACCGGCCTATGTTACCGGATGGATGTACGTCAATCAAAATAGTCAAATGTGTGGTCCTTACATTCAGCACCAGCTGTACGAGGGTTTATACACTGGTTTTTTGCCGGAGGAGCTCCCTGTTTACCCCGTCCTGAACGGGAATCTCCTCAATCCTGTGCCCCTCAACTACTTTAAGCAATTTCCTGACCATGTTGCCACCGGCTTTGTTTACTTAAATGTGCCTGCCCCTCGCGTAAAAGAGTCTAGAAATGATTGCCATAGTTCCAATGACCAGAAACTAATCCCTGAGAAGAGCGATATAGATATAGAGTTCCCACTG TCAGGAGATGAATCTTGCTGGCTGTTTGAGGATGAGGAGGGAAGAAAGCATGGACCACACTCCCTGACTGAGCTTTACTCATGGTGTCACTATGGACATATCCGTGCTTCACTATTG ATATATCATGCTGATAATAAGTACAAACCCTTGGATTTGGAGTCACTGTTAAACACTTGGAGAGCAGCTAGACATGGAGCTGTATTTGGGCATGACATGAATGACCAACTCACTGGCTCAGCATTTAACTTGATATCTGAGATTTCTGAAGAAGTTTGTTTGCAGCTTCACTTTGGGATCATGAAAACAGCACGTAAAGTTGTACTTGATGAGATAGTTAGCTGCATGATTTCTGATTCTCTTGCCACCAAGAAAAGTAACAAGAATCATAACATTGAACCACTTATTCACTCTGCCAAATCCTGTTGTTCTTATCGCAGAATG TCTGAAGAATGTCAAGTGAGGAATGAACATGTTGTTGTTGGGGATGAAGTAGAAGTATGTAATACTGTTGAGGAAAGATGTAGTAGTGAAACAATGAGATCTCCTCCCAGCATGAAATCAGTTGGAGGCTTTGATAACTTTTGTGCTGCATATATCGCTGTTAGCAGGACGCTCTTTGATTCTTGTTTGCAAGTCATGTGGAATGCAATCTTTTATGATCCTGTAACTGAGTATACATCCACGTGGAGAAACATGAAACGGTGGCCTCCCCATTGTTATGTTGGTGAGCAATGCATTTCATCCAAACAGTTCTCTGTGCAGAGAACAAAGCTACCAGCATACCAT CTAATAGAAGAACAAGACTCCTCCAGCGCTGAGGTGGATTGCCCTCCTGGTTTTGAACCAGTGAGAACTGCAATAGATGTACAATTGCAGTCGCCATCAGTTTCTTCACCTTTTGAGAGACAAAAGTCTTCCAAAGGAAATGTTTTGAGCTCTGATACTATTTATGGTGACATGGAGGTCATCTTGGAATATATACTGGATAACCTTCATTCATCTTCAAAGTTGTCGTTGGTAGATTACTTTAAGAGATTTGTGGATGAGGAAGTGAAGAAGGTGGTTGATTTTCCAAAAAGTAGTCATAAGAAAGAG GTAACTCTATACTCCTCTCATCTGCCCAACCATACAGGTGGATACAATTCTGAGAAAATCCCAACACTTCTATTCTCAGATGATCGCCAACATCCACCtcaattagtaaaaaatcGGTCAGATCAGAGTGTAATTCACTGTCATGAAGTTTCTATGACAACTTTATCGAAGAGTGCATTTCAAAAACTGCCAATGCATTTAGATGATCCAACTGGTATTGAAGTAGATGAACTGTGTCCAGCTCTATCCGAGGAAAGTATGGAAGAAGATGTTCTGTTACATTTCTCCAAGCGCCCTTTCCAGAAATTGACTATGCATTTAGATGATGCTAGTACTATTGCAGTTATTGATGAATTGCGCCCACCTCAATCTGAGGAAATTATTGAACGTTGTGCTTTATCACAAATTGGACAAGTGCAATCATTTAAACTAGATGGGCATGCTTGGAAAACCACTTTCCAGGTTGCATTGATGATAAGCCGGTTGAGGATATATGACTATGTCATGAAAAAATTCGAATCTTTATGTGATGATGCTATTGAGAAAGCTATAACAGCGACATGCTCTTTTAGGAGATATGAATCACCCAATAAG GTTACTGTGCGTTGcatgaataaagaaaaacctGATGATGGAGAGAGATATTCTGAAGTATCTTTATTGAAAGAAGAATACACATATTCTCGGAGGAGAAAGCTGGGTGGTAAAAAATCAGattcattttttgtctccCTGACTATGGGAGAGACTGATCATCTGAACCGAGCATCCAAAAGGTCAAGGAGATCTTATACCCTTAAAACTATTCCTCAGGCTGCTCAAGTTCAAAATATGATTCCTCATTTAGAGCAGGGTCCAGAAAATGGCAGTAACAAGCCATGTGCTAATGTTAGTATCCTTGGGGAAAAGGGATCATCCATGCACAATTGTAGTTGGAGATCAGAGAAAGTTGCTCGTGCTTTTCAAG ATGATTCAAGCAGCAATACACGGAATACATCCTTTTTCATCAAAGACCAGCACAATCTTGAGAGGATTACTTGTGCCAAAAATCTGGAATTGAATTCTTTGGATTTTGAAGCTACTGGCAGCACCACCAAAATGCCAAAAG CAACTAAGGTCTCAAAACTTAAAAGGAAGCAACTGATTGATGATACGCAAAATTTGCGACCAGGGAAAGTCCAGAAACTAGCAAATGGCGTTGCAAAACAATCACTATGTAAACAAGTTGATGTACATAAGATCAAGAGAAATAAGTCGAGGATAGCAAGACCTTGTCCCCAGTCAAATGGTTGTGCTAGGTCGTCTATGAATGGCTGGGAATGGCGTGAATGGGCTTTGACTGCTAGTCCTACAGAAAGGGCTCGTATCCGGGGTAGTCGCCCGCattctcaatatattaattctgaGTGTATTGGTTCTCATTCATCGAGTTTTAAGGGACTTTCTGCGAGAACAAACAGGGTTAAGTTGCGTAACCTTCTTGCTGCCGCAGAGGGTGCCGATCTTCTTAAAGCAACACAGTTGAAG GCAAGGAAAAAACGTTTGCGTTTCCAGCGAAGCAAGATACATGACTGGGGTCTTGTTGCGCTGGAACCAATCGAGGCAGAGGACTTTGTTATTGAATATGTTGGAGAACTTATTCGCCCTCGT ATATCTGATATACGTGAGCGCCAATATGAGAAGATGGGAATTGGGAGTAGTTATCTTTTCAGATTGGATGATGGTTACGTG GTTGATGCTACAAAGCGCGGAGGGATTGCTAGATTTATAAATCATTCTTGTGAG CCTAACTGCTACACGAAGGTCATTAGCGTTGAGGGGCAGAAAAAGATTTTCATATATGCTAAGCGGCACATATCTGCTGGTGAAGAACTCACTTACAATTACAAATTCCCATTGGAGGAGAAAAAGATACCTTGCCACTGCGGTTCTAGAAG GTGCCGCGGGTCACTGAACTGA